From a single Micromonospora pallida genomic region:
- a CDS encoding carbohydrate ABC transporter permease, with translation MADTTTRAKLRWGLLDVIVVLFALFPVLWIVSLSLKTPATLTDGKFIPREWTLENYRTIFQTDQFVRALVNSIGIALIATFIAVVLGAMAAYAISRLDFPGKRLLVGVSLLIAMFPQVSLVSPLFEIERQLGIFDTWPGLILPYITFALPLAIYTLSAFFKQIPWDLEKAAKMDGATQGQAFRRVIAPLAAPGLFTTAILVFIFCWNDFLFAISLTSTERSRTVPVALSFFTGESQFEDPTGAICAAAVMITIPIILFVLFFQRRIVSGLTNGAVKG, from the coding sequence ATGGCCGACACCACCACCCGTGCGAAGCTGCGCTGGGGCCTGCTGGACGTCATCGTCGTCCTCTTCGCGCTGTTCCCGGTGCTGTGGATCGTGTCGCTGTCGCTGAAGACACCGGCGACGCTCACCGACGGCAAGTTCATCCCCCGGGAATGGACCCTGGAGAACTACCGGACGATCTTCCAGACCGACCAGTTCGTGCGGGCCCTGGTCAACTCGATCGGGATCGCCCTGATCGCCACGTTCATCGCGGTGGTTCTCGGCGCGATGGCCGCGTACGCGATCTCCCGGCTGGACTTCCCGGGCAAGCGGCTGCTGGTCGGGGTGTCCCTGCTGATCGCGATGTTCCCGCAGGTGTCGCTGGTCTCGCCACTGTTCGAGATCGAGCGGCAGCTCGGCATCTTCGACACCTGGCCGGGGCTGATCCTGCCTTACATCACGTTCGCGCTGCCGCTGGCGATCTACACGCTGTCGGCGTTCTTCAAGCAGATCCCGTGGGACCTGGAGAAGGCGGCGAAGATGGACGGCGCCACGCAGGGGCAGGCGTTCCGGCGGGTCATCGCCCCGCTGGCCGCGCCGGGACTGTTCACCACGGCGATCCTGGTCTTCATCTTCTGCTGGAACGACTTCCTCTTCGCCATCTCGCTGACCTCCACCGAACGGTCCCGTACGGTGCCGGTCGCGCTCTCCTTCTTCACCGGCGAGTCGCAGTTCGAGGACCCCACCGGGGCGATCTGCGCCGCCGCCGTGATGATCACCATTCCGATCATCCTCTTCGTCCTCTTCTTCCAGCGCCGCATCGTCTCCGGCCTGACCAACGGCGCCGTCAAGGGATAG
- a CDS encoding ABC transporter ATP-binding protein produces MADIVLDKVSKKFPDGTVAVSDVDLEIADGEFVILVGPSGCGKSTTLNMIAGLEDISSGELRIDGNRVNDKAPRDRDIAMVFQSYALYPNMTVRENMAFPLRLAKLDKQTIDQKVEEAAKVLELTALLDRKPANLSGGQRQRVAMGRAIVRQPKAFLMDEPLSNLDAKLRVQMRTVVSRLQKKLGTTTVYVTHDQTEAMTLGDRVVIMRGGAVQQVGPPQELYDHPRNLFVAGFIGSPSMNFLPAAVEDGKLRTAVGEVPLGDRMRRELEGADAPRELILGIRPEHFEDAELVDDDTRRRGMEFTAPVDIVESMGSDKYVYFTVEGERASAAELEELAADTGADFAGGGSSLVTRLSAESTVTEGEDRRVWFNLEKIHLFDPSNGRNLTLHEGRSAGALAD; encoded by the coding sequence GTGGCTGACATCGTGCTCGACAAGGTGAGCAAGAAGTTCCCGGACGGCACTGTGGCCGTCTCCGACGTCGACCTGGAGATCGCCGACGGCGAGTTCGTCATCCTGGTCGGTCCCTCCGGCTGCGGGAAGTCCACCACCCTCAACATGATCGCCGGTCTGGAGGACATCAGCTCCGGTGAGCTGCGGATCGACGGAAACCGGGTCAACGACAAGGCCCCCCGGGACCGGGACATCGCGATGGTGTTCCAGTCGTACGCGCTGTACCCGAACATGACCGTCCGGGAGAACATGGCCTTCCCGCTGCGCCTGGCGAAGCTGGACAAGCAGACCATCGACCAGAAGGTGGAGGAGGCGGCGAAGGTCCTGGAGCTGACCGCGCTGCTGGACCGCAAGCCGGCCAACCTCTCCGGCGGCCAGCGGCAGCGGGTGGCGATGGGCCGGGCGATCGTCCGGCAGCCCAAGGCGTTCCTGATGGACGAGCCGCTGTCCAACCTGGACGCCAAGCTACGGGTGCAGATGCGTACCGTGGTCTCCCGGTTGCAGAAGAAGCTCGGCACCACCACCGTGTACGTCACCCACGACCAGACCGAGGCGATGACCCTCGGCGACCGGGTGGTGATCATGCGGGGTGGCGCGGTGCAGCAGGTCGGCCCGCCGCAGGAGCTGTACGACCACCCACGCAACCTTTTCGTCGCCGGGTTCATCGGCTCGCCGTCGATGAACTTCCTGCCCGCGGCGGTCGAGGACGGCAAACTGCGTACCGCGGTGGGCGAGGTGCCGCTCGGTGACCGGATGCGGCGGGAGCTGGAGGGCGCCGACGCCCCCCGGGAGCTGATCCTCGGTATCCGGCCGGAGCACTTCGAGGACGCCGAGCTGGTCGACGACGACACCCGACGCCGGGGGATGGAGTTCACCGCGCCGGTCGACATCGTCGAGTCGATGGGCTCGGACAAGTACGTCTACTTCACCGTCGAGGGGGAGCGGGCCAGCGCCGCCGAACTGGAGGAACTGGCCGCCGACACCGGCGCAGACTTCGCGGGCGGCGGCTCCAGCCTGGTCACCCGGTTGTCGGCGGAGTCGACGGTGACCGAGGGGGAGGACCGGCGGGTCTGGTTCAACCTGGAGAAGATCCACCTGTTCGACCCGTCGAACGGGCGCAACCTCACGCTGCACGAGGGCCGCTCGGCCGGCGCGCTGGCCGACTGA
- a CDS encoding YsnF/AvaK domain-containing protein yields the protein MNLTEQQIRSLYGQDVQDRSGARVGSVGQVWADAAGEATWVSVKTGVLGHHESMAPLTTARMQEGRLSVPYDKATVKSAPTVDAGTDEPLGTDQIAQLYAHYGMGQQPEQQPRPAQPQGRRTPQDRQELVRSEERLRVGTESEPAGTARLRKYVVTEDVHTTVPVEHDEVRVERSPVTATDRDVRPDIGEADRELTLRREHPVVRKDQVPVERVRLARDEVVEDQPIDEQVHRDRIDAQIPEPARRRT from the coding sequence ATGAACCTCACCGAACAGCAGATCCGTTCGCTGTACGGACAGGACGTCCAGGACCGGTCGGGCGCCCGGGTCGGCAGCGTGGGCCAGGTGTGGGCCGACGCCGCCGGAGAGGCGACCTGGGTCAGCGTGAAGACGGGCGTGCTCGGTCACCACGAGTCGATGGCCCCGCTCACCACGGCCCGGATGCAGGAGGGCCGACTGTCGGTGCCGTACGACAAGGCGACCGTCAAGAGCGCGCCGACGGTCGACGCCGGCACCGACGAACCGCTGGGCACCGACCAGATCGCCCAGCTCTACGCGCACTACGGCATGGGCCAGCAGCCGGAACAGCAGCCACGGCCCGCGCAGCCGCAGGGCCGTCGGACGCCGCAGGACCGGCAGGAGTTGGTCCGCTCGGAGGAGCGGCTGCGGGTCGGCACCGAGAGCGAGCCGGCGGGCACCGCGCGACTGCGCAAGTACGTGGTCACCGAGGACGTGCACACCACCGTGCCGGTCGAGCACGACGAGGTACGGGTGGAGCGTTCCCCGGTCACCGCCACCGACCGGGACGTGCGCCCGGACATCGGCGAGGCGGACCGGGAGCTGACGCTGCGGCGGGAGCACCCGGTGGTGCGCAAGGACCAGGTCCCCGTCGAACGGGTCCGGCTGGCCCGGGACGAGGTGGTCGAGGACCAGCCGATCGACGAGCAGGTACACCGGGACCGGATTGACGCGCAGATCCCGGAGCCGGCTCGCCGACGCACTTGA
- a CDS encoding O-antigen ligase family protein has product MTVPRPTPPLGARPPVDSAAVPASRPGLPIWPLYLMFGLVLVWWLLGGLYLLWAPLALVLGVVLMVRGQVRLPPGWALWAVLVALMALSFLRLDGNGLVGFVLRFGFVVAAFLVYLYVYNAARSGVSWQSLFHPLCLFWLTVVALGWLAVIAPKLSLTTPVEMVLPGSISGERMVQALTHLKATEHNPLSRNPYYRTAAPYPYTNNWGTGFAVMVPCVLAYVTSFRTGWMRRALLVSLPLALVPAFLTLNRGMFVGVGIGLCYVGVRALVRGDVRIIASIGAVGVLAVLVTFLVPVGDLISNRVENTDSTTDRLDIYRRTLAAVADSPLLGYGAPQFVDTIKVAEPLGTQGQIWLIMYSHGVPALLAMLLFFVLVARRLARAVSPGGVWLSAVPVVALGVTPFYGYTDINLSVMFFAIGLAMAAVDGPVNRPSVWPTR; this is encoded by the coding sequence GTGACCGTTCCCCGTCCGACGCCGCCGCTCGGGGCCCGGCCCCCGGTCGATTCCGCCGCCGTCCCGGCCAGCCGTCCCGGCCTGCCCATCTGGCCGCTGTACCTGATGTTCGGCCTGGTGCTGGTCTGGTGGCTGCTCGGCGGGCTCTACCTGCTCTGGGCGCCGTTGGCGCTGGTGCTCGGGGTGGTGCTCATGGTGCGGGGTCAGGTACGCCTGCCCCCGGGCTGGGCACTCTGGGCGGTGCTGGTGGCGCTCATGGCGCTCAGCTTCCTCCGGCTCGACGGTAACGGCCTGGTCGGCTTCGTGCTGCGGTTCGGGTTCGTCGTGGCGGCGTTCCTCGTCTACCTCTACGTCTACAACGCCGCCCGCAGCGGGGTGTCCTGGCAGTCGCTGTTCCACCCGCTCTGCCTGTTCTGGCTGACGGTGGTGGCCCTGGGCTGGTTGGCGGTGATCGCCCCGAAGCTCTCCCTGACCACTCCGGTCGAGATGGTGCTGCCCGGCAGCATCTCCGGGGAGCGGATGGTGCAGGCGCTGACCCACCTGAAGGCCACCGAGCACAACCCGCTCAGTCGTAACCCGTACTACCGGACGGCGGCGCCGTACCCGTACACCAACAACTGGGGCACCGGCTTCGCGGTCATGGTGCCCTGCGTCCTGGCGTACGTCACGTCCTTCCGGACCGGGTGGATGCGGCGGGCGCTGCTGGTGTCGCTGCCGTTGGCGCTGGTGCCGGCCTTCCTCACTCTGAACCGCGGCATGTTCGTGGGGGTGGGCATCGGCCTGTGCTACGTCGGCGTGCGCGCGTTGGTCCGCGGCGACGTGCGGATCATCGCCTCCATCGGGGCGGTGGGGGTGCTGGCCGTCCTGGTGACGTTCCTCGTGCCGGTCGGTGACCTGATCAGCAACCGGGTGGAGAACACCGACTCCACCACCGACCGGTTGGACATCTACCGCCGGACGCTCGCGGCCGTGGCCGACTCACCCCTGCTCGGCTACGGTGCCCCGCAGTTCGTGGACACCATCAAGGTGGCGGAGCCGCTCGGCACGCAGGGCCAGATCTGGCTGATCATGTACAGCCACGGCGTCCCCGCGCTGCTCGCGATGCTGCTGTTCTTCGTCCTGGTGGCCCGGCGGCTGGCCCGCGCCGTGTCGCCCGGAGGCGTCTGGCTCAGCGCGGTGCCGGTGGTGGCGCTGGGGGTGACGCCCTTCTACGGCTACACCGACATCAACCTCTCGGTGATGTTCTTCGCCATCGGCCTGGCGATGGCCGCCGTCGACGGCCCGGTGAACCGGCCGTCGGTGTGGCCGACCCGGTGA
- a CDS encoding GNAT family N-acetyltransferase, with translation MLLRDATTEDWPRIWPFLRGIVTAGETYTWDRDVTEEQARQLWLPPPPARTVVAVDPDGTVLGSAKMLPNQAGPGAHVANASFMVAPAAAGRGVGRALGAHVLDLARAEGYRGMQFNAVVETNTRAVGLWQSLGFEVVGRVPEGFRLPDGRYVDLLVMYQRL, from the coding sequence ATGTTGCTCAGGGACGCCACCACCGAGGACTGGCCGCGCATCTGGCCCTTCCTCCGGGGCATCGTCACGGCCGGGGAGACCTACACCTGGGACCGGGACGTCACCGAGGAGCAGGCCCGGCAACTGTGGCTGCCGCCACCACCCGCCCGTACGGTGGTCGCGGTCGACCCGGACGGCACGGTGCTCGGCTCGGCGAAGATGCTGCCCAACCAGGCCGGGCCGGGGGCGCACGTCGCCAACGCCAGCTTCATGGTCGCGCCGGCGGCCGCCGGTCGGGGTGTCGGGCGGGCCCTTGGCGCGCACGTGCTCGACCTGGCCCGCGCCGAGGGCTACCGGGGGATGCAGTTCAACGCGGTGGTGGAGACCAACACCCGGGCGGTCGGCCTGTGGCAGTCGCTCGGCTTCGAGGTCGTCGGCCGGGTGCCGGAGGGGTTCCGGCTCCCCGACGGCCGGTACGTCGACCTGCTGGTGATGTACCAGCGGCTGTGA
- the wrbA gene encoding NAD(P)H:quinone oxidoreductase, with the protein MDGQTKVAVIYYSATGITYQMAQAACEAAGEAGAEVRLRKVRELAPEEAIRSNSGWQAHHLETQDVPEAQLDDLSWADVLIFGSPTRYGMIAAQLKQFIDTSGPLWAQGALADKVYTGFCSTATSHGGQEATLLSLYTTFYHWGGIVVTPGYTDPSQFVAGNPYGASHTSNNGEVAPDHIALAATALTAKRAVQVATRLRQGAAG; encoded by the coding sequence ATGGACGGTCAGACCAAGGTCGCGGTGATCTACTACAGCGCGACGGGCATCACGTATCAGATGGCGCAGGCGGCCTGCGAGGCCGCCGGTGAGGCCGGTGCCGAGGTGCGGCTGCGCAAGGTGCGCGAGCTGGCGCCCGAGGAGGCGATCCGGTCGAACTCCGGCTGGCAGGCCCACCACCTGGAGACGCAGGACGTGCCCGAGGCCCAACTCGACGACCTCTCCTGGGCCGACGTACTGATCTTCGGCTCGCCCACCCGGTACGGCATGATCGCCGCGCAGCTCAAGCAGTTCATCGACACCAGTGGGCCGCTCTGGGCGCAGGGCGCGCTGGCCGACAAGGTCTACACCGGGTTCTGCTCCACCGCGACCTCGCACGGCGGCCAGGAGGCCACCCTGCTGTCGCTGTACACGACGTTCTACCACTGGGGCGGGATCGTGGTGACCCCCGGCTACACCGACCCCAGCCAGTTCGTCGCCGGGAACCCCTACGGCGCCTCGCACACCAGCAACAACGGCGAGGTCGCCCCGGACCACATCGCGCTGGCCGCGACGGCGCTGACCGCGAAGCGCGCGGTCCAGGTCGCCACCCGGCTGCGGCAGGGCGCGGCGGGCTGA
- a CDS encoding chorismate-binding protein, whose protein sequence is MTDLTALTTAVSAGADPGPFALLRRDGSDHLEVFTGPVRPVGRLADIPLPDAGDPGPRTLALVPYRQVTERGFACVDDGVPLECLEITGRRRSGLPEALRALPDTPVVTSGAAFDLDDDEYAAIVDRVLREEIGRGAGANFVVHRTLRARVQGPPLRAALAALRRLLVAERGAYWTFLVHTGTRTLVGATPERHVSVDDGLVMMNPISGTFRYPGGVADRAALLRFLADDKEVEELYMVLDEELKMMATVAERGGQVVGPYLREMAHLAHTEYLLAGRSTRDVREVLRETMFAPTVTGSPMENACRVIARHERTGRRYYAGVLALLGRDGVGRQTLDAPILIRTAEFTPDGELRVPVGATLVRHSTPGGEVAETHAKAAGVLAALGLRPDAPTPGPRPPVRLADDPEVRATLAARNDRLARFWLDQRAPTAAPPRHRALLVDGEDTFTGMLAHQLTALGLAVEVRPWHRPGPVDGHDLVVVGPGPGDPRGDDTKMTALRATLRTLLDGGRPTLAVCLGHQLLCGLLGLRLHRREAPYQGLQREVELFGDVARVGFYATFTALADTDRLDTAYGPVRVARDRADGAVHALLGPGFAGVQFHPESVLSPDGMTVLADLIGRLLPAPAHTPSPQG, encoded by the coding sequence ATGACCGACCTCACCGCCCTGACCACCGCCGTGTCCGCCGGCGCCGACCCCGGGCCGTTCGCGCTGCTGCGTCGCGACGGCAGCGACCACCTCGAGGTGTTCACCGGGCCGGTACGCCCGGTCGGGCGGCTCGCCGACATCCCGCTGCCCGACGCCGGTGACCCCGGTCCCCGCACGCTCGCCCTGGTCCCGTACCGGCAGGTCACCGAACGGGGGTTCGCCTGCGTCGACGACGGCGTGCCGCTGGAGTGCCTGGAGATCACCGGACGGAGACGCAGCGGCCTACCCGAGGCGCTGCGCGCCCTGCCGGACACCCCGGTGGTCACCTCCGGGGCGGCGTTCGACCTCGACGACGACGAGTACGCCGCGATCGTCGACCGGGTGCTGCGCGAGGAGATCGGCCGCGGCGCGGGGGCGAACTTCGTCGTCCACCGCACCCTGCGGGCCCGGGTGCAGGGGCCACCCCTGCGGGCCGCGCTGGCCGCGCTGCGCCGGCTGCTGGTCGCCGAACGGGGCGCGTACTGGACCTTCCTGGTGCACACCGGCACCCGGACCCTGGTCGGCGCCACCCCGGAGCGGCACGTCAGCGTCGACGACGGGCTGGTGATGATGAACCCGATCAGCGGCACCTTCCGCTACCCCGGCGGGGTCGCCGACCGGGCCGCGCTGCTGCGGTTCCTCGCCGACGACAAGGAGGTCGAGGAGCTGTACATGGTCCTCGACGAGGAGCTGAAGATGATGGCCACCGTCGCCGAGCGGGGCGGCCAGGTGGTCGGGCCGTACCTCAGGGAGATGGCCCACCTCGCGCACACCGAGTACCTGTTGGCCGGCCGGAGCACCCGGGACGTGCGCGAGGTGCTGCGGGAGACGATGTTCGCGCCGACGGTCACCGGCAGCCCGATGGAGAACGCCTGCCGGGTCATCGCCCGGCACGAACGCACCGGCCGCCGCTACTACGCCGGGGTGCTCGCCCTGCTCGGCCGGGACGGGGTCGGACGGCAGACCCTGGACGCGCCGATCCTCATCCGTACCGCCGAGTTCACCCCGGACGGTGAGCTACGGGTGCCGGTCGGGGCCACGCTGGTGCGCCACTCCACCCCGGGCGGCGAGGTCGCCGAGACGCACGCCAAGGCCGCCGGGGTGCTCGCCGCGCTGGGCCTGCGCCCGGACGCCCCGACGCCCGGCCCCCGGCCACCGGTCCGCCTCGCCGACGATCCCGAGGTACGCGCCACCCTGGCCGCCCGCAACGACCGGCTGGCCCGATTCTGGCTGGACCAGCGGGCTCCGACGGCGGCGCCGCCCCGGCACCGGGCGCTGCTCGTCGACGGCGAGGACACCTTCACCGGCATGCTCGCCCACCAGCTCACCGCCCTCGGCCTCGCCGTCGAGGTACGCCCGTGGCACCGCCCCGGCCCGGTCGACGGCCACGACCTGGTGGTGGTGGGGCCGGGCCCCGGCGACCCACGCGGCGACGACACCAAGATGACGGCGCTGCGCGCCACCCTGCGCACACTGCTGGACGGCGGTCGGCCGACCCTGGCGGTCTGCCTCGGGCACCAACTCCTGTGCGGACTGCTCGGCCTCCGACTGCACCGACGCGAGGCTCCCTACCAGGGCCTCCAGCGGGAGGTGGAGTTGTTCGGCGACGTCGCGCGGGTCGGCTTCTACGCCACTTTCACCGCCCTGGCCGACACCGACCGGCTGGACACCGCGTACGGGCCGGTGCGGGTGGCCCGCGACCGCGCGGACGGGGCGGTGCACGCGCTGCTCGGGCCAGGTTTCGCCGGGGTGCAGTTCCACCCGGAGTCGGTGCTCAGCCCGGACGGGATGACGGTGCTGGCCGATCTGATCGGGCGGTTGCTGCCGGCACCGGCGCATACTCCGTCGCCGCAGGGGTAG
- a CDS encoding FGGY family carbohydrate kinase, translating to MDILALDLGTSSVRGLVLDERTEPVPGALARRKMRLAVGNDGTGTLDGPGYLACLVECLDELQAGGHLRDVGLVAVSAQWHSVLPLDAAGEPLGPVLTWLDTRPEPPAGRSGPADPDAFHQRTGAWWHRCYWTARLPWLRARTPVARFVGLAEYALGALLGAVPMSVSQASGTGLLDLRALDWDAEACELAGVRAGELPALAPAGWRGRLSPEFARRWPGLAGAAWSEPVGDGAASNVGSGCVDPRRAAVTVGTSAAVRLIQRAPAGVPLPPLPERLWRYRVDHDHVVTGAAYSSGGNLFAWAKRELRLPEGAELDAALDRVPVDAGVPADPRFGGDRPPGLAPAGSGKLHGLTFSTTSVEMLAGLMAGVCARVAGDLAEIESTVEHPVEVVLGGGAVTASAWWRRAFAAALAPRTVGHQPNPEIGATGAALVALGRLAEAADLTGISRTDDRRSPWPAGGSRP from the coding sequence ATGGACATTCTCGCTCTGGACCTGGGCACCTCGTCGGTGCGGGGGCTCGTGCTGGACGAGCGGACCGAACCGGTGCCTGGCGCGCTGGCCCGGCGCAAGATGCGGCTCGCGGTCGGCAATGACGGCACGGGCACCCTGGACGGGCCCGGCTACCTGGCCTGCCTCGTCGAGTGCCTGGACGAGTTGCAGGCCGGCGGGCACCTGCGTGATGTCGGCCTGGTCGCGGTCTCCGCGCAGTGGCACTCGGTGCTGCCGCTGGATGCCGCCGGCGAGCCGCTCGGGCCGGTGCTGACCTGGCTGGACACCCGCCCCGAGCCGCCCGCCGGCCGGTCGGGACCGGCCGACCCGGACGCCTTCCACCAGCGCACCGGCGCCTGGTGGCACCGCTGCTACTGGACGGCCCGTCTGCCGTGGCTGCGGGCCCGCACGCCGGTGGCCCGGTTCGTCGGACTGGCCGAGTACGCCCTCGGCGCGCTGCTCGGTGCGGTCCCGATGTCCGTTTCGCAGGCGTCCGGGACCGGCCTGCTCGACCTGCGTGCCCTCGACTGGGACGCCGAGGCGTGCGAGCTGGCCGGCGTCCGGGCCGGGGAGCTGCCGGCGCTGGCCCCGGCGGGCTGGCGGGGGCGGCTGTCGCCGGAGTTCGCCCGACGCTGGCCGGGGCTGGCCGGGGCGGCGTGGAGCGAACCGGTCGGTGACGGCGCGGCGTCGAACGTCGGGTCGGGATGTGTCGACCCGCGCCGGGCGGCGGTCACGGTCGGGACGTCCGCGGCGGTGCGGCTGATCCAGCGGGCGCCGGCGGGCGTACCGCTGCCGCCCCTGCCCGAACGGCTGTGGCGTTACCGGGTCGACCACGACCACGTGGTGACCGGTGCCGCCTACTCCTCCGGGGGCAATCTCTTCGCCTGGGCCAAGCGGGAGCTGCGCCTGCCGGAGGGCGCGGAGCTGGACGCCGCCCTGGACCGGGTCCCGGTGGACGCCGGGGTGCCGGCTGATCCCCGGTTCGGCGGCGACCGGCCGCCCGGGCTCGCGCCGGCCGGGTCGGGGAAACTGCATGGGCTGACCTTCTCCACCACCTCGGTGGAGATGCTGGCCGGGCTGATGGCCGGGGTCTGCGCCCGGGTCGCCGGCGACCTCGCCGAGATCGAGTCCACCGTGGAGCATCCGGTGGAAGTGGTGCTCGGCGGGGGTGCGGTGACCGCGTCGGCGTGGTGGCGGCGGGCGTTCGCCGCCGCGCTCGCACCCCGTACGGTGGGGCACCAGCCGAACCCGGAGATCGGCGCCACGGGCGCTGCCCTGGTCGCCCTCGGCCGGTTGGCCGAAGCGGCCGACCTGACGGGCATCAGCCGGACGGATGATCGACGGTCACCTTGGCCGGCAGGAGGATCACGCCCCTGA